One genomic window of Aethina tumida isolate Nest 87 chromosome 3, icAetTumi1.1, whole genome shotgun sequence includes the following:
- the LOC109601681 gene encoding PHD and RING finger domain-containing protein 1 isoform X6 has protein sequence MSDDSDASPHQKRKRKARRLEDSSSESSSDDFSAPVRTRTKSRNRNPIADSSSDSDSDDSCVVRRRKKKVARVTSDSDSDNSSGSSIVVRIRSKSGARILSASESDSSQWETEGSDAEPDSRTAVAASVQDANVDSDSSDGQSDKCPICLATFRTQEIGTPESCDHQFCLECIQEWSKNMNTCPVDRQEYNLILVRRQVNGKVARQIPIEKPQPQNDVEITEELTFCEICGQSEYEDRMLLCDGCDLGFHLFCLTPPLDEVPAGRWYCNDCSADDVVDREISLFEIQMLFDDQVNMIQPTERRRNQSSRLIPRTRQSERVRRQIQTNRMNQSLRLQQEMPSTSSGADNSIHLSDGVTSTTSRRTAGTARKPRKKKTRKTKRRRRVFEVDEATGEMVEVKRKKRKSRAKTRRRNRVVARPKTVKKRLAAQLGICAPKSVPQNLPDVRVPSTTANSIGVMRHQAGIPALHLFGQNHELDYFSDEDIDGSDILVRRAPNHSDVAAMRRTARRKAVVIPCTVSSSSDLLDSIMDSQERLHSRNTVFSVDRDGKFKMEPKLGNNNNNYINVKQQDSVVRQCPTSYTNKTTSNSNNYREDAETSREYHGNSSYQHSTPSSTMEPAAGSRSSSSNDQDQPQDYSQRTLSASCDATYDDPDKNKKGSDSGSNSPNSDSDVDIYSDIETVSTSKVDDDESYNKPPPQPAAPQNDSNAGDDDDNSETEMVIDTEKEPEKHTEHDEEDAKQVTSTVDAEIAPQNRPQYSASEIQSEAVQSSNQVDYLKNDYQDKDQYDDDDSEDGCPNFSIYSKESIKLAKDSDVGNNESGSSGDNQVGEVSSSPNGPERSVHRTQDVAGPSTSQQYEAYDPEMETESPRPPEDIDDDDQEENKPDGAEESRPTEVMKKPNVSSGGLYSDSEDESVVRKEAVQFGMNDLRNMTEDISEEERSYTPCLDEKNTSFKEGIEGLDTELISDEDRNDFDESHEQKAVSDGGDALEINAKESELDFTRPEDYEEGEIIDKLKNSKKPEEEPKKEDESPKKAKKKEKTADNEGNKENEVQNKETFKKLSKSSKDRNYREKDRSKSREKKSDKDKDKQKEKEKKDKKRRKEIVRYNVRALIAVKPKRDQFGRDIPQRKSESRNRSFTPPIRRSSSRPRQSPSPKRRGRSRTRNRNRVTQSRSRNRVGSRSRSRNKLSRSKTPPRRRSRSKDKKRKRSTSRSKKPTKTRTSSKSKRKARSHSRRRSRSKSPRKKRDWKRRRSTDWTPSFSRSPSPDQAPFSPSWTPPRILDKVQQKQQHSNLKVILPNDGGKKKKEKKKKSEKRKDSDRQRKRTRYDRTPPPSKEVFASGENILVSVSFNKENETRDVTTRDKRRKTVEEPPKKKKKSKNKAQRKDLSGVKPVAIIDLERSPFQVVSSPKDVIVLSDSDNGEDVQKNICDSSQQVASPERCGVNTYTMGPKTPPEPQVKFSLNAKPPTIRAISNPLHEADEMDVEPDQEDITDSVHKGPNTPPEPPNSPPSSPDAYDPFEPTKSRSPTPEPLETTQSNEPDMAEADDDKIHNQSPDKSLTPPVADIQPADSQSSIHATPDIKSPERIGATINQPAAKPVAQTTPFSTGATSLINSAPINNLAPPRINIINSTIVQQSSIPQRIVLPNVQKSSPVKIAPTKSIKPMPSKQANNKNSRGKGRQNGASDDMVLDLDSPYSPGSSDYEDLFEPPPESGGKSSKSSSKTTSSKTKSTFDALFGSPSYSASKPTKKDKVKKVQVSPTKGESTKQVGVKLDEDNLKILDELPNSAVEMQVKDKVQYLKKLNRQERVVEEVKLVLKPHYNKKRINKEEYKDILRRSVPKICHNKSGEINPTKIKSLIEAYVKKIRHSKKVTSSSSVNPQKV, from the exons ATGAGTGACGATAGTGATGCGAGTCCTCACCAAAAACGCAAAAGAAAAGCTCGTAGGCTGGAAGACAGTTCTTCTGAAAGTTCCAGTGATGACTTTTCCGCGCCTGTTCGAACGAGAACAAAGAGCAGGAACCGAAATCCGATAGCGGATTCTTCCTCAGATTCTGATAGTGATGATTCTTGTGTTGTGCGAAGGAGAAAGAAAAAAGTTGCG AGAGTGACCTCTGACTCAGACTCAGACAATTCGTCCGGATCGTCCATCGTTGTGCGCATAAGAAGCAAGAGCGGCGCCCGAATTCTGTCGGCGAGCGAGAGCGATTCGAGCCAGTGGGAGACGGAGGGCAGCGATGCGGAGCCCGACTCGAGAACGGCGGTCGCCGCCTCAGTTCAGGACGCCAACGTCGACTCAGACTCGAGCGACGGCCAGTCCGACAAATGTCCCATCTGCCTGGCGACGTTCAGGACGCAGGAGATCGGCACGCCCGAGTCCTGCGACCACCAATTCTGTCTCGAGTGCATCCAGGAGTGGTCCAAGAACATGAACACTTGCCCGGTAGATCGACAAGAGTACAACCTGATCCTGGTGCGGCGGCAGGTCAACGGCAAAGTCGCCCGTCAGATCCCGATCGAGAAGCCGCAGCCGCAGAACGACGTCGAAATCACCGAGGAGCTGACCTTCTGCGAGATTTGCGGACAGAGCGAGTACGAGGACAGGATGTTGCTGTGCGACGGTTGCGATCTCGGCTTCCATCTGTTCTGTCTCACGCCGCCCCTGGACGAAGTGCCAGCCGGAAGGTGGTACTGCAACGATTGTTCGGCGGACGATGTGGTCGATCGTGAGATCTCGCTTTTCGAAATCCAGATGCTCTTTGATGACCAGGTTAATATGATTCAACCAACGGAGCGGCGTAGGAATCAATCTTCGAG ATTAATACCTCGCACGAGACAATCGGAACGCGTACGTCGACAGATACAAACCAACCGCATGAACCAGTCGTTGCGATTACAACAGGAAATGCCCAGCACATCGTCGGGAGCGGACAACTCCATCCACTTGTCGGACGGTGTCACCAGCACAACGAGTCGTAGAACCGCCGGAACAGCGAGAAAACCCCGCAAGAAAAAGACGAGGAAAACGAAACGTCGCCGACGTGTGTTCGAAGTTGACGAGGCCACCGGTGAGATGGTGGAAGTGAAGAGGAAGAAACGGAAGTCCAGAGCTAAGACGCGGAGACGTAACAGAGTGGTGGCGCGTCCCAAGACCGTAAAAAAACGATTGGCCGCCCAGTTGGGTATTTGCGCCCCAAAGAGTGTCCCCCAGAATCTTCCAGACGTGAGAGTTCCGTCGACTACTGCGAATTCGATAGGGGTTATGCGGCACCAGGCTGGCATTCCTGCCCTCCATCTCTTCGGACAGAATCACGAACTGGATTACTTCTCCGATGAGGATATCGATGGTTCGGACATACTTGTCAGGCGGGCGCCCAATCATTCTGACGTGGCGGCTATGAGGAGGACAGCTAGGCGGAAAGCGGTGGTTATCCCATGCACAGTCTCCAGTTCCAGTGATCTTCTTGATAGTATTATGGATAGCCAGGAACGACTTCATTCCAGGAACACCGTCTTCTCCGTAGACAGGGACGGCAAGTTCAAGATGGAACCGAAATTGggtaacaacaataacaattacataaaCGTTAAACAGCAAGATAGTGTGGTCAGACAGTGTCCTACCTCATATACAAACAAGACTACCTCCAACAGCAATAACTACAGGGAAGACGCGGAAACCAGCAGAGAATACCACGGCAATTCATCGTACCAACATTCCACCCCATCATCAACAATGGAACCGGCTGCAGGTTCACGATCATCTTCCAGCAACGATCAGGATCAACCCCAAGACTACTCCCAACGGACGCTGTCCGCTTCATGCGATGCAACATACGATGATCccgataaaaacaaaaaaggatCCGACAGTGGCAGCAACTCACCAAACAGCGATTCCGACGTGGACATCTACAGCGACATAGAAACCGTAAGCACAAGTAAAGTCGACGATGATGAATCGTACAATAAACCACCGCCGCAACCTGCCGCCCCACAAAACGATTCCAACGCCGGCGACGATGATGATAACAGCGAAACCGAGATGGTCATCGACACCGAGAAGGAGCCGGAAAAACATACTGAACACGACGAAGAAGACGCAAAACAAGTTACGAGCACGGTCGATGCGGAGATCGCACCCCAAAACCGGCCGCAATATTCCGCTTCCGAGATCCAATCTGAAGCCGTCCAGTCGTCGAATCAAGTGGATTACTTGAAAAATGACTACCAGGATAAAGATCAGTACGACGATGACGATTCGGAAGATGGATGTCCAAATTTCAGTATTTACTCAAAGGAGAGCATCAAATTAGCCAAAGATTCGGATGTTGGAAATAATGAGTCAGGCTCGAGCGGGGACAATCAAGTTGGAGAG GTAAGTTCATCGCCGAATGGACCTGAAAGAAGTGTACACAGGACACAGGATGTAGCAGGCCCTTCAACCAGTCAACAATATGAAGCCTATGATCCCGAAATGGAAACCGAATCTCCAAGACCACCAGAAGACATTGATGATGATGACCAGGAAGAAAACAAGCCTGATGGAGCCGAGGAAAGCAGACCCACTGAAGTCATGAAAAAGCCAAACGTTTCATCGGGTGGTCTATATAGCGACTCCGAAGATGAGTCGGTGGTCAGGAAGGAAGCCGTACAATTTGGAATGAATGACTTACGTAACATGACAGAAGACATCAGTGAAGAAGAAAGAAGCTATACTCCATGTTTGGACGAGAAGAACACGTCGTTCAAAGAAGGAATCGAAGGTTTGGATACTGAACTGATTTCAGACGAAGACAGGAACGACTTCGATGAATCGCACGAGCAAAAGGCGGTATCTGATGGTGGAGATGCGTTGGAAATCAACGCAAAAGAAAGCGAACTGGACTTCACTCGGCCGGAGGACTACGAGGAAGGGGAAATAATTGACAAGTTGAAGAATTCCAAAAAACCTGAAGAGGAGCCCAAGAAAGAGGATGAGAGTCCCAAAAAggcaaagaaaaaagaaaagacaGCAGACAATGAAGGCAACAAGGAGAACGAGGTGCAAAACAAAGAAACGTTCAAGAAACTGAGCAAAAGCAGCAAGGACAGGAATTACCGCGAAAAAGACAGGAGTAAATCACGCGAAAAGAAATCCGATAAAGACAAAGACAAGCAAAAGGAAAAAGAAAAGAAGGATAAGAAAAGGCGTAAGGAAATCGTACGATATAATGTACGAGCTCTTATTGCAGTGAAACCGAAAAGAGACCAATTTGGTAGAGATATACCACAAAGGAAGTCTGAGTCCAGAAATCGATCGTTTACGCCACCAATACGTAGATCTTCCTCACGACCCCGTCAATCACCATCACCTAAACGTCGTGGCAGATCCAGAACGAGGAATCGGAATCGCGTGACCCAATCTAGATCGCGCAACCGGGTTGGTTCTCGCTCTAGATCACGTAATAAGTTGTCCAGGTCGAAAACTCCACCCCGACGCCGATCCAGGTCCAAAGATAAAAAGCGGAAACGATCGACAAGCAGAAGCAAAAAGCCCACGAAGACAAGGACAAGTTCCAAGTCGAAACGGAAAGCAAGGAGTCACAGTAGACGAAGATCGAGGTCCAAGTCACCGAGGAAGAAGAGGGACTGGAAAAGAAGGAGATCCACTGATTGGACACCATCGTTTTCCAGGTCGCCTTCACCTGACCAAGCCCCGTTTTCGCCTTCTTGGACTCCACCTCGGATTCTAGATAAGGTACAACAGAAACAACAGCACAGCAATCTCAAAGTTATACTGCCAAATGATGGAGGGAAAAAGAAAAAggagaaaaagaagaagagtGAAAAGAGGAAAGATTCTGACCGTCAAAGGAAACGAACACGTTACGACAGAACTCCGCCACCTTCAAAAGAAGTTTTCGCCTCCGGTGAAAACATATTGGTTAGTGTTAGTTTCAACAAAGAAAATGAGACAAGGGACGTCACCACAAGGGATAAAAGGCGGAAAACCGTGGAAGAACCGccgaaaaagaaaaagaagtcCAAGAACAAGGCACAAAGAAAAGACTTGTCGGGTGTAAAGCCCGTAGCCATAATCGATTTAGAAAGATCACCGTTTCAAGTGGTGTCCTCACCTAAAGACGTAATCGTACTCAGCGACAGCGACAACGGCGAGGATGTACAAAAGAATATATGTGACTCGTCGCAGCAGGTCGCCAGTCCGGAGAGATGCGGGGTGAACACCTACACGATGGGACCAAAAACGCCACCTGAACCTCAAGTGAAGTTCTCACTTAATGCTAAACCGCCTACGATCCGTGCAATAAGCAATCCCCTTCACGAAGCAGATGAAATGGATGTTGAACCAGATCAAGAAG ATATTACCGATAGCGTGCACAAAGGACCAAACACGCCTCCGGAACCACCAAACTCACCACCCAGTTCGCCGGATGCTTACGATCCATTCGAGCCCACCAAGTCACGATCACCTACCCCTGAGCCTCTGGAGACGACTCAGTCCAATGAGCCCGATATGGCCGAAGCGGATGACGACAAAATACACAATCAGTCGCCCGACAAGAGCCTCACACCTCCTGTCGCCGATATCCAACCTGCTGATTCACAAAGCAGTATCCACGCGACGCCCGACATTAAATCGCCTGAAAGGATTGGGGCGACTATAAATCAA CCTGCTGCAAAACCTGTTGCACAAACGACGCCATTTTCAACCGGGGCAACATCACTGATTAACTCCGCTCCAATTAACAATTTGGCTCCGCCTaggattaatattatcaattcgACGATAGTACAACAGTCATCGATACCACAGCGGATCGTCCTACCCAATGTACAGAAGTCGAGTCCGGTAAAAATAGCACCAACAAAGTCCATAAAACCAATGCCGTCCAAGCAGGCGAATAACAAGAATTCCCGCGGAAAG GGCCGACAGAATGGTGCCAGCGACGATATGGTGCTTGATTTAGATTCACCTTATTCGCCAGGTTCGAGCGACTACGAGGACTTGTTCGAGCCGCCTCCAGAATCCGGTGGTAAATCGTCGAAAAGCAGTTCTAAAACCACATCGTCAAAAACGAAAAGTACATTCGACGCACTGTTCGGCTCGCCTTCCTACAGTGCTTCCAAACCAACGAAAAAAGACAAAGTCAAGAAAGTGCAAGTTTCGCCCACCAAAGGTGAGA GTACTAAACAAGTTGGTGTTAAATTGGATGAGGATAATCTCAAGATTTTGGATGAATTACCAAATTCAGCCGTTGAAATGCAAGTGAAAGACAAGGTACAG tatttaaagaaattgaacAGGCAAGAAAGGGTTGTGGAAGAGGTAAAACTGGTCCTGAAGCCGCACTACAATAAGAAACGTATAAACAAAGAAGAGTACAAAGATATTTTAAGAAGATCCGTACCTAAG atTTGTCACAACAAAAGTGGTGAAATAAATCCTACCAAGATCAAAAGTCTTATAGAGGCTTACGTGAAGAAGATTCGCCACAGTAAAAAAGTCACATCCAGCAGTTCTGTAAATCctcaaaaagtataa